The following coding sequences are from one Gossypium raimondii isolate GPD5lz chromosome 4, ASM2569854v1, whole genome shotgun sequence window:
- the LOC105767253 gene encoding uncharacterized protein LOC105767253, producing MTLELQKQHEDMVAHDMIQHLNELYEGQARQERYKTSKALFQCKMVEGTPMETHVLKKISYIESLEKLGFPLSVELATDVILQSLSNSFRQFVLNFNMNEINKALPQLLSML from the coding sequence ATGACTCTTGAGCTTCAAAAGCAACATGAGGATATGGTTGCTCATGATATGATCCAGCACCTCAATGAATTATATGAGGGGCAAGCACGTCAAGAGAGGTATAAGACCTCTAAAGCTCTGTTTCAATGCAAAATGGTGGAGGGAACTCCTATGGAAACTCACGTTCTTAAGAAGATAAGCTATATTGAAAGCCTTGAAAAACTAGGATTCCCTTTAAGTGTGGAGTTGGCCACCGATGTCATCCTGCAATCGTTGTCGAATAGTTTTAGACAATTTGTCCTTAATTTCAACATGAATGAGATTAATAAGGCTTTGCCACAATTGCTCAGCATGTTATGA